A region from the Muribaculum gordoncarteri genome encodes:
- a CDS encoding GLPGLI family protein — MEKVLFLLMAFMSLAVAADCQNRVTVHPDGRIEYDGEAGNRITKLGKSEVIDHSALDVVYQHIIKAPTYSEPRSIYEIMEVGKNIIKYGGYSNYRLDSVISTIDSTKITNNDFGRLYARWRGPNAVKEYMFTNLAERNITFHGRVFIDNYIYNEEIPEIEWVMAEGVDTVCGYVCHEAVCDFRGRRWTAWYTDDIALSNGPWKFNGLPGLILKIEDATGDHKFSAITVRHSDRPIYRDVKDPFTIERKEYNRSLAEYMNNPAGTISGSDLAPRNADGSEKKLPKRKLFFNPMELD, encoded by the coding sequence ATGGAAAAGGTATTGTTTCTTTTAATGGCATTTATGAGTCTTGCCGTTGCCGCCGATTGTCAAAACCGGGTAACAGTTCATCCCGACGGACGCATTGAGTATGATGGCGAGGCCGGCAACCGCATCACCAAATTGGGGAAATCGGAAGTCATCGATCACAGTGCGCTCGATGTTGTGTATCAGCACATCATCAAAGCTCCCACCTATTCCGAGCCCAGGTCGATATACGAAATAATGGAAGTGGGAAAGAATATCATAAAGTATGGCGGCTACAGCAATTATCGGTTGGACTCAGTGATAAGCACAATTGACTCAACAAAGATAACCAACAACGATTTCGGAAGATTGTATGCACGCTGGCGCGGGCCCAATGCTGTAAAGGAGTATATGTTCACTAATCTGGCCGAACGCAACATAACGTTTCACGGTCGCGTGTTCATAGACAATTACATCTATAATGAAGAGATTCCCGAGATTGAATGGGTTATGGCTGAAGGTGTCGACACGGTGTGCGGTTATGTGTGCCATGAAGCGGTGTGCGATTTCCGGGGACGGCGATGGACGGCATGGTATACCGACGACATAGCGTTGAGCAATGGCCCGTGGAAATTCAACGGGTTGCCCGGCCTGATACTGAAGATAGAAGACGCAACCGGCGACCACAAATTTTCGGCGATAACGGTACGCCACAGCGACCGACCGATTTATCGTGATGTAAAGGACCCGTTCACAATAGAGCGCAAAGAGTATAACCGCAGTCTTGCCGAATACATGAACAACCCGGCAGGAACAATAAGCGGCTCAGATCTTGCTCCCCGTAACGCCGACGGCTCGGAGAAGAAGCTGCCTAAACGCAAGTTATTTTTCAACCCCATGGAACTTGATTAA
- a CDS encoding DUF3244 domain-containing protein has protein sequence MRNEKFGLTNLFYSLCDNKISTIIKKLLLLLFLTIGFSCYADEVKIRTSENDESTIWKGKRSPARLPQVTIEGNKLTIYLLGEAEEVSIEVYDDCQNPVANNTYQGDEMIVTFNLTALESNQCYYLYLSIDDISYIGEFCF, from the coding sequence TTGCGCAATGAAAAATTTGGATTAACAAATTTATTTTACTCTCTTTGCGATAACAAAATTTCAACTATTATAAAAAAGTTATTGCTACTACTGTTTTTGACTATTGGATTTTCATGTTATGCTGATGAAGTAAAAATAAGAACTAGCGAAAATGATGAATCCACAATTTGGAAAGGTAAGCGATCGCCTGCGCGATTGCCTCAAGTTACAATTGAAGGAAACAAGTTAACAATCTATCTGCTCGGAGAAGCTGAGGAGGTATCGATTGAAGTGTACGATGATTGTCAAAATCCGGTCGCCAACAATACTTACCAAGGCGATGAGATGATTGTGACATTCAATCTCACGGCACTTGAATCCAATCAATGCTACTACTTGTATTTGTCTATTGATGATATAAGCTATATAGGTGAATTTTGTTTTTGA
- a CDS encoding DEAD/DEAH box helicase, producing the protein MRFDELDLSDDVLDALDAMQFEECTPIQEKAIGVVLEGRDLIAVAQTGTGKTAAYLLPIINRLAEGDFPDDAINCIIMVPTHELAQQIDRQLEGFSYYLSISSVAIHGGTDGKEFARQQQSLKLGADVVIATPGRLLAHMKMGYVDLSRVSCFVLDEADRMLDMGFYDDILQIVKQLPADRQTLMFSATMPPKIQQLASTILNDPAEVKIAVSKPTEKIDQSAFVCYEGQKTDLLKHLFKTCHSRRVIVFASSKLKVKELSRALRQSHWKTGEMHSDLDQQARESVMLDFRAGRIDILVATDIVARGIDIDEITMVVNYDVPHEAEDYVHRVGRTARANSEGKAVTFISEREQSKFGYIERFLGYEVRKEPMPSQLGEAPEYHPEKKKGGVRKGKPGNKGKSRSGHSRDRKPRQPQNNRPTENNHPKSDSQPQNPVKPAATDKSAEAAATQPKPKKRRYYHRRRGPKNPE; encoded by the coding sequence ATGAGATTTGACGAGCTTGACCTAAGCGACGACGTGCTCGATGCGCTTGATGCAATGCAATTTGAGGAGTGTACTCCAATCCAGGAAAAAGCCATAGGCGTAGTCCTTGAAGGACGCGACCTTATAGCCGTTGCCCAGACAGGAACCGGAAAAACCGCCGCCTACCTGCTGCCTATAATAAACCGATTGGCCGAAGGCGACTTCCCCGACGATGCCATAAACTGCATAATCATGGTGCCTACCCACGAGCTCGCACAGCAGATCGACCGTCAACTCGAAGGATTCTCCTACTACCTCTCGATAAGCAGCGTGGCAATACACGGCGGCACCGACGGCAAGGAGTTTGCCCGTCAGCAGCAGAGCCTTAAGCTTGGAGCCGATGTGGTAATCGCAACCCCGGGACGACTTCTCGCCCACATGAAGATGGGCTATGTCGACCTGTCGAGAGTGTCATGCTTCGTGCTCGACGAGGCCGACCGAATGCTCGACATGGGATTCTACGACGACATCCTACAGATTGTAAAGCAACTCCCCGCCGACCGTCAGACGCTGATGTTTTCGGCCACAATGCCTCCCAAGATCCAGCAACTTGCATCGACAATACTCAACGATCCCGCCGAGGTGAAAATTGCGGTGTCGAAGCCCACTGAAAAAATCGACCAATCGGCATTCGTGTGCTACGAAGGCCAGAAGACCGATCTTCTAAAGCATCTCTTCAAAACCTGTCACTCACGCCGCGTAATCGTGTTTGCCTCATCAAAGCTGAAAGTAAAGGAGCTGTCACGCGCCCTACGCCAATCGCATTGGAAAACCGGCGAAATGCACTCCGACCTCGACCAGCAGGCCCGCGAATCGGTAATGCTCGACTTCCGCGCCGGGCGCATCGACATACTCGTTGCCACCGACATCGTGGCACGAGGCATCGACATCGACGAAATCACAATGGTGGTAAATTACGATGTACCACACGAAGCCGAGGACTACGTGCATCGCGTGGGTCGCACGGCACGCGCCAACTCCGAGGGCAAGGCGGTGACATTCATCAGCGAGCGCGAGCAGTCGAAATTCGGCTACATAGAGCGATTCCTCGGCTACGAAGTACGCAAGGAGCCTATGCCAAGCCAATTAGGCGAAGCGCCCGAATATCATCCCGAAAAGAAAAAAGGCGGTGTCCGTAAAGGCAAGCCGGGCAATAAAGGCAAGTCACGCTCAGGTCATTCACGTGACAGAAAGCCGCGACAGCCTCAAAACAACCGTCCGACTGAAAACAATCATCCCAAGAGCGACTCACAGCCGCAGAATCCCGTAAAACCGGCAGCGACCGACAAGTCTGCCGAGGCCGCCGCAACCCAGCCAAAGCCTAAGAAACGACGCTACTACCATCGTCGTCGCGGGCCAAAAAATCCCGAATAA
- a CDS encoding GLPGLI family protein, whose amino-acid sequence MIRFLNIVICLFFVVMLNAQLRFPKSERIDISKMNIIYSHSIVDPVLSTEREEYEIMQIGDKYIKYDDYNRFRVDSVMLSVDSTSITFMEHGEIYNRFLPKSEFLIRDVKSNDINFYGKVFIDYYIYTENLPKIDWTLTSESDTVCGFLCHKAMGRFRGRDWTAWYSEDIPINAGPWKFNGLPGVILRLVDSTEEHEFEAITINGLKFPILLTQSNNRFETNREEYNKSLTEYKMNPSGSIQGTELAPRNADGTEKQLPKRRLFHNPLEKE is encoded by the coding sequence ATGATTAGGTTTCTTAATATTGTTATATGTTTATTTTTTGTTGTAATGCTTAATGCTCAGCTGAGATTCCCGAAATCAGAGCGTATTGACATAAGCAAAATGAACATCATATATTCACATTCCATTGTGGATCCAGTATTATCAACAGAGCGGGAAGAATATGAAATCATGCAGATTGGCGATAAATATATTAAATATGATGATTACAATCGTTTTCGTGTTGATTCTGTAATGTTAAGTGTTGATTCAACTTCTATTACATTCATGGAACATGGTGAAATATACAATCGTTTTCTTCCTAAATCAGAGTTCTTGATTAGAGATGTGAAAAGTAATGATATCAATTTTTATGGGAAAGTTTTTATTGATTACTATATTTATACGGAAAATCTTCCCAAAATTGATTGGACATTGACATCTGAATCTGATACTGTTTGTGGCTTTTTATGCCATAAGGCCATGGGTCGTTTTCGTGGAAGGGACTGGACTGCGTGGTATTCCGAGGACATACCCATCAATGCCGGGCCGTGGAAATTTAATGGCTTACCGGGTGTTATCTTACGACTTGTAGATTCAACCGAAGAACATGAATTTGAGGCAATAACAATAAATGGTTTAAAATTTCCTATATTATTGACCCAGAGCAACAATCGTTTTGAAACAAATAGGGAAGAATATAATAAAAGCCTGACTGAGTACAAAATGAATCCGAGCGGCTCTATACAAGGGACTGAACTCGCTCCACGCAATGCTGATGGAACAGAAAAACAATTACCTAAACGCAGGCTGTTTCATAATCCTTTAGAAAAGGAGTAG
- a CDS encoding TonB-dependent receptor: protein MVTDDAGEPLPGVVIKAYDSSGGRPIAFGTSDSQGRYALNIPERAVVKRVDFALIGYRQQSLTLERLASLKSVVMVSAPLELKEVTVKVVPIRESGDTLKYNVAAFRSASDRTIEDVIKRLPGLSVDASGTISYQGENINKFYIEGLDMLSGRYALATKNISADDISSVDVYENHQPKRVLKGIEFSEKAALNLTLKKKRMLKPIGYVSAGAGYGDDVKWSGELYSMFISPSNQSLVTGKGNNFGTSYSGEMQVLTVGMFDRSTIASGIFPSTPFGVPDLPSTRYNDNQSTAASVNALTKLRTDLTLTVNADYKRDHSRFSASNVTTYFVDDDENLSVDEHSTSMLHNNTGNVTLRLENNSAGNYFAESLSIKGTFNRNRYGLSGTSTLGQSLRSNDVTLSNTFNTTVRHGDNLWQLNSEIVYSTTPLNAMKVTTPQGITTIDQTATGQAFATRHSTSFGYAFSSESMTGVDIAFESDYNSIVTRLARDGDSSSANDNSGYALVTTLSPYYKLQKGRWVWRTEIPVSLHNIRYTDLIADSRYRHNRLYLGASSSFNFRFSNGVRWGVTLGRKCRVGTLTDFIVNPIFTSYRNSTVLGTGSLNVRTTLSASTSFSFRNIVKGLFWNARASYRRTTSHRISSSDVSADETVTTPEASRNHIDVCDAYGQISKNVRRLHTTFTLRGIVNLMWRDMKRQGNLSRVGTDHYEVSLSSKSNILNDIVSFGLGVHYSLSNRRIGDGDDNIIDGLNGTFDLSVFPVRSLELFTRCYYSRVKLTEGQYRQAMYIDGGARYMAGAFELELTAKNLTDEREYAYTVFNEYDTYRYSFTLRPIEFLLQCRYKF from the coding sequence TTGGTGACCGACGATGCCGGAGAACCGTTGCCTGGAGTAGTAATAAAGGCTTACGACAGCAGCGGAGGTCGTCCGATTGCTTTCGGGACCTCCGATTCACAGGGTCGTTATGCGCTGAATATTCCTGAAAGGGCAGTGGTGAAACGTGTCGACTTCGCTCTCATCGGCTACCGGCAACAGTCGTTGACGCTTGAGCGATTGGCTTCACTAAAAAGCGTAGTCATGGTTTCGGCTCCGCTTGAGCTGAAGGAGGTGACGGTGAAGGTTGTTCCCATAAGGGAGTCGGGCGACACGTTAAAATATAACGTTGCGGCATTTCGCAGCGCATCCGACCGCACGATAGAAGATGTCATAAAGCGACTGCCCGGATTGTCGGTCGACGCTTCGGGCACAATATCATATCAAGGCGAGAATATCAACAAGTTCTATATCGAGGGGCTCGACATGCTTTCAGGTCGTTATGCTCTCGCTACAAAGAACATATCGGCCGACGACATATCGTCGGTTGATGTCTACGAGAATCATCAGCCCAAGCGAGTACTCAAGGGCATTGAATTTTCCGAGAAGGCAGCACTCAACCTCACACTGAAAAAGAAGCGCATGCTCAAGCCCATAGGCTACGTGAGCGCAGGAGCCGGTTACGGCGATGATGTGAAGTGGTCGGGCGAGCTATATTCGATGTTTATTTCACCCTCCAATCAGTCGCTCGTGACGGGAAAAGGCAACAACTTCGGCACAAGCTATTCGGGTGAAATGCAGGTGCTCACCGTCGGCATGTTTGACCGCTCCACAATAGCGAGCGGCATTTTCCCGTCGACTCCATTCGGAGTTCCCGACCTGCCATCGACGCGTTACAACGACAACCAATCGACCGCCGCATCGGTAAATGCGCTGACAAAGTTACGCACCGACCTCACGCTGACGGTCAACGCCGACTACAAGCGTGACCACAGCCGATTCAGCGCATCCAATGTAACGACCTACTTTGTGGACGATGACGAAAATCTGTCGGTCGACGAGCACAGCACCTCCATGCTGCACAACAACACCGGCAACGTGACGCTGCGGCTTGAAAACAACTCGGCAGGCAACTATTTCGCCGAGTCACTCAGCATTAAAGGCACATTCAATCGCAACCGTTACGGCTTGTCGGGTACATCGACGCTCGGCCAGTCACTGCGAAGCAACGATGTCACGCTATCCAATACATTCAACACCACAGTGCGTCACGGCGACAACCTGTGGCAACTGAACTCCGAGATAGTCTATTCAACCACTCCGCTTAACGCAATGAAAGTGACGACACCGCAAGGCATTACGACAATCGACCAAACAGCTACAGGACAAGCGTTTGCCACGCGTCACAGCACATCGTTCGGTTATGCGTTTTCGAGCGAGTCGATGACGGGTGTCGACATAGCGTTTGAGTCGGACTACAACAGCATCGTCACGCGTCTTGCACGTGACGGCGACAGCTCATCGGCCAATGACAATTCGGGCTACGCGCTTGTCACAACCCTATCGCCCTACTACAAGCTGCAAAAAGGCCGTTGGGTGTGGCGCACCGAGATTCCCGTGTCGCTACACAACATCCGCTATACCGACTTAATCGCCGACAGCCGCTACCGACACAACCGGTTGTATTTAGGCGCAAGCTCTTCGTTCAATTTCCGATTTTCCAACGGCGTGAGATGGGGCGTGACATTGGGTCGCAAATGCCGTGTAGGCACATTGACCGATTTCATCGTCAATCCCATCTTCACCTCCTATCGCAACAGCACCGTGCTCGGCACCGGATCGCTCAACGTGCGCACCACCCTGTCGGCCTCCACCTCGTTCAGTTTCCGCAACATAGTCAAGGGACTTTTCTGGAATGCACGCGCGAGCTACAGGCGCACGACCTCTCACCGCATTTCCTCCAGCGATGTAAGTGCCGATGAAACTGTGACCACACCCGAAGCTTCACGCAATCACATCGATGTATGTGACGCTTACGGACAGATAAGCAAGAATGTGCGGCGACTGCACACAACCTTCACACTTCGTGGCATAGTCAACCTGATGTGGCGTGACATGAAGCGGCAAGGCAATTTATCACGCGTAGGCACCGACCACTATGAGGTGTCGTTGAGCTCCAAGAGCAACATACTGAACGACATCGTGTCATTCGGGCTCGGTGTGCATTACTCGTTGTCAAACCGCCGCATAGGTGACGGAGATGACAACATAATCGACGGCCTTAACGGCACTTTCGACCTGTCGGTATTCCCTGTTAGGAGCCTTGAACTATTTACCCGCTGCTATTACAGCCGGGTGAAACTTACCGAGGGGCAATATCGGCAGGCAATGTACATCGACGGTGGAGCGCGTTACATGGCCGGAGCCTTTGAACTGGAATTGACCGCCAAGAACCTTACCGACGAGAGGGAGTATGCCTACACCGTCTTTAATGAGTATGACACATATCGTTACTCCTTTACACTCCGTCCCATAGAATTTCTGCTCCAATGCCGATATAAATTCTGA
- a CDS encoding RNA polymerase sigma factor, giving the protein MRDNESHIIDEILNGRTFRYEYFVGTYSRQVFATIVRIIDKPEDAEELTQDVFMKAFENLSSFNGKSTFATWLYRIAYNTAISAARRSVPVESLIDDRQLTLISDNAVDEALDDDSEEQIEKLNDAIARLSADERALVNMFYMEEQSVSDIAYITGLSVPNAKTKLHRVRKKLYLLMTETKKL; this is encoded by the coding sequence ATGCGCGATAATGAGTCACATATAATAGATGAGATACTTAACGGACGCACGTTTCGCTACGAATATTTCGTGGGAACTTATAGCCGTCAAGTGTTTGCTACTATTGTACGCATCATCGACAAGCCTGAGGATGCCGAGGAGCTTACTCAAGATGTGTTCATGAAGGCATTTGAGAATTTGTCGAGCTTTAACGGCAAGAGCACTTTTGCCACATGGTTGTACCGCATTGCCTACAATACGGCCATTTCGGCTGCACGCAGGTCGGTGCCTGTTGAGTCGCTTATCGACGACCGGCAGTTGACGCTTATTTCCGATAATGCTGTCGACGAGGCTCTCGATGACGACAGTGAGGAGCAAATTGAAAAGTTGAACGATGCAATTGCGCGGCTTTCGGCCGATGAACGTGCGTTGGTCAATATGTTTTACATGGAGGAGCAGTCGGTCAGCGACATTGCCTACATAACCGGACTTTCGGTGCCGAATGCCAAGACCAAGCTCCACCGGGTAAGAAAGAAATTGTATTTGTTAATGACTGAAACGAAGAAGTTATGA